CCGTAATCACGTTCACGGAAGAAGGTCTTCCGAACGGGACGAACTGGACGCTGTCGGTGGACGGCAGCCAAGCCAGTTCGACGACCGACTCGATAGTGTTCGTGGAATCGAACGGATCTAGTTCTTTCGCCGTGACGGAAGTGCCCGATTACCAGGCCTCACCCACGGCCGGGTCGGTGATGGTCGGAGGGAGTCCGATCACGCAGGCGATCGTGTTTTCCCGCATCACACCGGGGATCTACCGGTTGACGTTCGTCGGGAGCGCGTTACCATCGAACGCGACATGGTCGATCGTTCTGAACGGTGCGACCGAGAACGTGGTCGGGAGCACTCTGGGCCTGAGCGAGCCCAACGGGAGCTATTCGTTCACGGTCCTTCCCCCGCTGGGGTACGCTGCGAGCCCGACCTCGGGAACGGCCGTCATCAACGGCAGCGCCGTCCCGGTCCCGATCGACTTCAGTCAGAACTCGGCGGGCAGCAGCTCGGGGATCTCCGGGTTCGATTACTTCTGGGGCGCCTTCATCGTCATCGCCATCGCGATCGCAGTATTCGCCGTCCTTTGGGTGTGGACCAAGAGCCGGGGCCCGCCGCGCGGATTCTGACGGCGGGCCCGGCGGTGGATGGGGCCGGGGTCCGTGCCATCGGCGTGGGGGGGTTTGGGGCTCGAGTCCGAGGGAGTAACAGCTCCCGGCGTCCCGCTCCCATGCTATATACTAGCACGGGTGCCAGAGGATTCCGATGGCAGCAAGCCCGCTGAGCCGGTTGCGCGCCTCCTTGAACCGGGCGGACGCGCAGATCCAAACGGCGATCGCTCGAAGGCTCGAGATTGCGAGGCGCATCGGCCATACGAAGCGGGCCCAGGGTCTGCCGGTCCGCGACTACGCCGTCGAGCGCCACGTGGTGGGCCGATGGAGGGCGGCCATGGAAGGGATGGGCGTACCCCCCGAACGAGGTGAGGCGCTCGCCCGATGGCTCGTCGAAGAAGCGGTGCGAGTGCAGGAGCAAGTTGGGGAGGCGCCCGAGCATCGCCGGAAATCGGCCGATATCCTCGTGATCGGAGGCGCCGGATCGATGGGACGCTGGATGGTAGAATTCTTCCGGGCCGGGGGCCACCGCGTGGCGGTCTGGGATCCCCGCGCACCGCGCGGAATCCCCGCCGAGTTCCGCTCGGTGAGCGACTTCGGTGAGGCGGCACGCACGGCCGATGTGATCGTCGTCGCCACGCCGATGCGAGTGGCGCCGACTGTGTACAGAGATCTGTGGGAAACGCGAACGCGAGCGACGATCTTCGATATTCTCTCGATCAAGGCCCCCCTCCTGCGCGCGATTCGGCACGGGCGAACGGCGGGATTTCACGTCACGAGCGTGCATCCGTTGTTCGGGCCCGCGACCCGCACCCTCTCCGGAAGGAACTTACTCATCCTCGATTGTGGGGATTCCCGGGCCAACCGGGTCGCCGAGGACCTGTTCCGCGCGAGCTCGCTGTCCGTCCACCGCCTACCGATCGAAGGGCACGATCTCCTCATGGCGGATGTCCTTGCCCTTCCGCACGCGACCAGCCTTCTCTTCTCCCTCGCCCTGGTCCGCGCCGGTCATAAGACCGGGGATCTCGCGCGGGCCGCGCCTACGTCCTTCACCCGCCAGGCCGACGTAGCGCGGGTAGTGACCGGGGAGAACCCTCAGCTCTCTTACGATATCCAGGCCCTCAACCCGATGTCCGAGGCGCTCTTCGAGCGCATGGCCGAGGCCCTCGAGACAGTGCGGCACGTCGTTCGATCCGAGGACCAGGAGGGTTACAACCGGCTCGTGGGAGAGTCGCACGCCCTGCTCGAACGCGAGTACCCGTCCCTGGGCATGGAGCTCCTCGTCGCGACGCCTCGCCCTCGATCCGACGGTCGAACCTGAAGCTGCATCCGGGAGGGAGTTCCGGGGAGTCGCGAACGTTACGCGCGAACTTCGGACGCCGATCCGAGACCACGGCCCGACGGGCGCGGGATCGGTCCCGCGAGGACGAAGGTTCAAATAAGGTATCGATTTCGATACCCCCCGATGGCCCGATCGATCGTCTCCGACTGGTCGCAGTTCAAGGTCGCGGTCCGCACGCAGATCGCGGGGTACGTGCAGACCTCCCGCTTCTGGATCGTCTTCGCCATCGTGCTCGCCATCGGGGGCGGCATCTCGATCGCGTTCATGATCAAGGGCGGCGTGTTCGTGCACGGGGCGTTCGGGGCCACCGCGACGGCCTACATCGCCGGGCTGCTCGGGTTCGTCAGCTTCCTATCCATCGTCACCGGCGCGTTATTCGGCGGGGACGCGATCTCGACCGACTTCGGCACGAAGAGCGGATTCTTCACGCTCGCCCTGCCCGTCAAGCGCCGCATCCTGCTCGGGGGCCGGTTCGTGGCCGCGTTCCTCGTGAGCGTGCTGCTCCTTTCGATCTTCTATGCGTTCGCGCTCTTCGGCGGGATCTACTTCTATTCGTTCGGGACCGTTCCCTGGTTCAACCTCGCCCTCGCCTATCTCCTCGACATGCTGCTCCTCCTCGGGATCCTCGCCTTCGCGTTCTGCCTGAGCTCGGTGTCGAAGAGCCCGGCGATCGGACTCGTGGTGACCATCCTCGTCCTCCTCGTCGTGTTCAACATCATGGACGCCATCCTCACGGCGCTCGTGGGCCCCGTGTACATCCTCTGGTCGATCCTCTACGCGGCGGCCGCGATCCCGACCACGGTCGAGTACGGGCTCGCGGCGGGATCCCCGGCCCTCTGGCAGTCGACGATCATCATGGCCCTCTATACCGTGATCTTCCTCGCCATCGCGCTCGTGCTCTACGATCGCCAGGAGACCTAGGAGGAAGTCATGCCGAGTTTGGAGGCCCGTCACCTGACGAAGCAGTACGGTTCGTTCTTCGCGTTGAACGACGCGTCGTTCGAGTTCGCGGGAAACGGCGCGATCGGCTATCTCGGCCCGAACGGCGCCGGGAAGACGACCACGCTGAAGATGATGACCCACCTCGCCCACCCGACCCACGGCGAGGCGTTCATCAACGGCATCGACGTCCACGTCGACCCGAAACGGGCCCTGTGGGACGTCGGTACCGTGATCGAGTCGCCGGAGCCATACCCCTGGCAGACCGGGACCGCCGCCCTCGAGATGGTCGGGGACCTGCGAGGGATGAGCCGCGCCGACACGAGAGCGCGGATCCGAGAGCTCACGACCGAGCTCGATCTGCCGCCGATGGAGCGCAGGACGGGAAAGCTCTCGAAAGGGCAACGCCAGCGGGTCGTGATCGCGGCCTCGCTCCTGAGCGATCCGGCGATCATCATCCTGGACGAGCCGACGAGCGGCCTCGACCCCGCGGAGCGCATCGCGATCCGCAACATCCTGCTCCGCCTGAAGAAGGAGCGGCTGATCCTGATGAGCTCGCATCTCCTGAGCGAGGTCACCGAGATCTGCGACCGCGCCGTCTTCATCAACCAGGGCAAGATCCTCCTCAACGATACCGTCTCGGCGATTTCCTCCATGTACGCGGAGACCGAGGTCGACGTGGAGTTCACCGAGCCGATCCCCGCCGAGCGGTTCGTCGCGCTTTCGGGACTGGCCGACGGCGTGAGCCTGGTCGAACCGACGCGCTTCCGGATCACCTACGATGGCCGGGAGGAGACCCGGGTCGCGATCCTGCGCAAGTGCGTCGATCTCGGGCCGGTGCGCAGCTTCGCGGGCGCCACCCTGACCCTCGAGGACGCGTACATGAAGCTGATCGGCGTCGATTCCCGCGCCGGGACGATGGCGTCGACCCAGGGCCGGACCTGAACCGCTGCGGCCGCACCCAAGGGCCGACCCGGCCGGACGGACCGATCACTCGTCGAACAGCGCGCGGCGCTCTTCGGGCTCCTGGTACTTGTGGATGACGTCGACGAACGTGGAGTGGGACCAGGTGAGAGGCGTGGCGGACTTCGGCTCCCCCGTGGCCGCGTCGACCTGCTCCGGCAGCATCTGGGTGGGCGTGGCGTGCTCCGCGGCCCATTCGATGAGCTTCCGGCAGCGGTCCCGGTCCCCGAGCCGCAGGCGGGCCTCGGCGAGCCAGAGCGTGCAGATGATCCAAGGGTTCTCCGAACCGTAGTAGGTGTCCCCCTCGTATCGGGCGACGCCGCCGAAGCGCTGCGACCAGAGCCGCGCTTCGACCGCATCGACCACGTCGCGGGCGCGCGGATCGCTCCAGGGGACGAGACCGAGCTTCAGGGCGAGCAGGATGGAGGAGTCGACGCGCTCGTCCCGGGGATCGAGCGAGCGCAGGAAGCGCTGCCGCTTCGCGTCCCAGAGGTGCTCGACCGCCGCTTCCCGGATCTCCCGGCCGGCGTCCCTCCAGACGCTCGGCTCCTTGCCGATCTCCTCCGCGATTCGGGCGGCCCGCTCGAGCGCGTGGCCCACCGCCGCGGTCGAGTAGGTGTGGATCCCCCGCCGCTCCTCCCAGAGATCGTAGCTCGCGGCGGGAAGGCCCGTCTCGGGATCGCGGAAGTGGGTCATGAAGTTCGCAGCTCCCTTGACCATCGGCCACAGCTCGAGGAGGATCTCCGGGTCGGCGCCTCGCTTGAAGTGGTGCCAGACCGCAGAGACGACCGTGGCCGTCTGGTCGATCTGAAGGAACGGCGGGGGGTGCCAGGTGCTGCCGATCGCCCCGTCGGGGAAGTGCCGGTGATAGAACGAACCGTCGGGGTCCTGGCACTTCTGGGCGAACTTGAGGAAGCGCTGGGCGTTCTCGTAGAGACCGGCCTCGTCCATCGCCTTGGAGACGTAGCCGCCGTCCCTCCACCAGCAGAAGTTGTACGTGTCCCCCCAGGCGGCGAGGCTGCGGGTGTCCGGTGAGGCGATGATCGAGCCGTTCGCGCCGGCTGCGTGGCGCATGACGAGCACGCTCGCGCGGTAGACGTCCGCGACCTTGCCCATCAGCTCCACCGGGGCCTGCGGAAGCCGGCGGCGTGCCCAGGTCTCCCAGAACTGTTCGCTCTCCCGCTCGAAGCGTGCCGGGCCGCCCTTGGCCACGTATTGGCGCGTCTGGTGGACGGCCGCGAGGCTCTGGCCGACCGAGACGAACATTCGGATCGTCGTGCCCTCGGCCCCATCGGCCGGGATGTCCCACTGCATGACGCTGTCCGCCGCCCCGTGGGCCACGGTCCGGCCCTCGAGGCGGCCGTCCTCGGCGTCGATGTACGTCCCCTGGAGGCCCTTGAGCGTGTGTTCCCCGCAGACCGCGTGGGAGAACGGCGGATCGCTGAAGAACTCGAAGAAGTAGCCGCGCTTGAAGTGGACCAGGGAGTGGCGCTCGGGGTCGACGTAGGCGGTGTCTTGGTACATCGACTCGGCGATCTGGAGGGAGTGGTAGGCGAAGATCCTCAGCGGCCGGGCGGGATCGGCCCGGATCTTCATCGTCCGGATGAGGAGGTCGTGGTTGGGGTGGACGTGGTCTCGGAGGGTGATGGAGACGCCGTGGCCGTTCCAGCTCGAGGCGGGACTATAGGCAGCTCCGTACGGGAAGAGCTCTCCACGCCACCCATTGGACTGTCCGAGCCAGGAGAACGTGCCCGCCTGCTCGTCGAAGACGCCGAGGCGCGCCTGCCGAAGGTGCTGGAACTGACCGGGGTACGGATAGAACAGGCCGTTCCACTGGCCGTCCTCATTGACGGTCAGCAGCAGCCGACCGTTGCCCGCGAGCTGTGTGATTACCGTGGCCCGATTCCCCCAGTTGGATGACCCGGACAGGGAATCCGTTCCCCTTCAAATGCGAACGACCCGTACCGGAGTGGGGGCGGAAGGGATCCCCGCTCTACTTCGGGGGCGCCGCGGGCGGCGCGCCCGGCCCACCGGGACCGCCCATGGGCGGGAACCCCGGAACGTTCATGGCCATCTCGAACGGCTTCTTTTCTCCGGAGACCCCGATCGAGAAGAACGTAGCAGCAGCCACGAAGCCTGCGATGGAGATGAGCAACGCGACGAGGATGAGTGCGAGGCCCGGGATCAGAAGCACGAGAAAGGCGAGGATCAGGTCGATGATTCCGAGCGCGCTTCCCAATCCCCGCTGCCAGCTGGGAAGCGGACCCGCGGCTCCGATGCCCGCGAGGAGGAAGATCCCCTGGAAGAGCAGTCCGAGACCGACGAAGACCCACAGGACCAGGAACGCGAAGTAGATGTCAACCAGCGCGACGAAGGCGAAGATGAGGACGAACACTCCCAGGATTACCTGCAGGGTGCGCATCCCGGACATTGCCGGGTCCCCGCCCGAGGAGCCGGACATGATGTCAAAGATCCCCATCAACAATAGGGAGACGACCACGAAGACGTAGAGGACCCACGCGGCGAAGATCCCCTGCCAGAAGAACGAGACGAGCAGGGCGACCGCGAAGACGAACGCGAGGATCCCGAGCAGGATGTAGGCGACCCGCATCCCCCCGCCGAGGTGTTCGACTGGGCCCGGCGACGCGCTTGCTGTGGACGATGGAGCTGTCATGAATTTCCTCCTAGGTTCCACGGTCCGTCGGCTAGACCGCCGTGACCGTGAACTTCGACACCCGGATGCCCGCGGCGGCGACTACCAATAGGCGGATTCCGACCGCCAGCAGGGCGATCGAGATGATGAGCCAGACGAGGACGGGGCCGAAGGCCGGATAGATCAAGGCCAGGATACCGAAGATGAGCACGATGATTCCGAACAGGACCGACACCCCACGGATCCAGCCGGGGAGCTCGGGAACCATGCCCACGACGAGCAGGAAGATCCCTTCCAGGGTCAAGGCGAGCCCGACCACGATCCAAAGGAACGTGAGCGCCGTATATCCGCCGACCGTGGTGTTGAACGCCACGGGGAGGATCGCCAGGATGGCGAGAATGATGACGAGGACGCCGATGGCGACCCGAATACCCCGGTAGGCGGAGCTCGATCCTTCCGCGGCACTGGCGCCCGAGACGAGGTTGCTGAGCCCAATGACGAACAGCGCGATGATGACCAGCCACTGCAGGAAGCCAATCGCAAAGTAGCCGCTGCCGCCGTTGAGTCCATAGTTCAAGCCGGAATAGAGTAGCGAGATCGCGATGATGAGGCAGATCGCGCCGAAGACGCCGTAGAGCGCCCGGGAACCACTATCCAGGGACTCGGTGATCGTCGCGGAGGCGCTGGCGGAGTAGCTCACGGAAGTTCCTTTGGATGCACTCATGCCGACGCACCTATGCGGGGTCGCATCTTCCGCCATGGAATATAAAGCTCGCGGGATGCCGGTACCGCGGCGGGAACGTCCATCGACCGCGAGCCGACCTCAGTGAGACGCGCGTGACTTGGCCAGCGAACGGCGGCGCAGGTCGTTGAGCGCGTTCATGTAGTTCGCGTAGGCGTCGTACGGGTTGGAGTAGCTCGAAAAGTACCGGTGGACGTCCGCATCGGCTCCCTTTCCGGAGACGTACATGTAGTAGAAGTGGTCCGAGGTCAACAGCTTGCGCCAGTCGGAAAGGATCTCCGGGTCGTGCGAGCTCCGCGCGAACGTTCCGGCCTTCTTCGCGGCGTCGAACGCCGAGCGCTGCATATCGTTCCCCAGCCAGGCGCCGAGATCTCGGTGCTCGTCCGCCCAGCTCATCGGTTCCGGGACCACGAACGGGCCGGCGGGAGGCACTCGGACCGCGTCCTCGACCGTCGCCCACTCCAGGTTCGGTTCGCGCGCCACCGCGCTCGGCAGGGCCGAAAGGAAGTCGAGGATCCCGGTAGAGGCGGGGTGGTGCTCTCCGAAGGTCTCGAAGTCGAGGAAGAGCCCGACCACGTCGCCGGGGCTCCGAGAGAGCCAGAGTGCATACTTCTCCGCCGTGAGCGGGTACTCCGTCCACCCCCGGGCGGAGAAGCGGAAGCCGACATCGTCGCTGAGCCGGTAGTTCCGCAGGACCACACTGACCCCCCGAGCCACCGACGAATAGACATGGTTCGGGGAGCGGCCTCGCAGGGGAGCCTCCCACCCCTCGGCCAGCATCCCGGAGAACCCTTCTCGCGCCGCGAATCGGGCGAGGTCGTCGTCGTACACGAGCTCGGTCATGCGCAGGACATGCGGGCGAACGTGGAACAGATCCTCCATCCGCTGCTGGTGGAGCGCGACCTCCTCCTCCAGCTCCGGCGGGGGCAGTAGGAACGCGAGGGAGTGGTAGTACGTCTCGGAGAGGAGCGCGACCCGTCCGGTCTCGACCAGGCGCTGGATCCGTTCGATCACGTCCGGTGCGGCGAGCGCGGCCTGCTCCAGGAATGTCCCCGTGATCGAGAAGCTCACCCGGA
The window above is part of the Thermoplasmata archaeon genome. Proteins encoded here:
- a CDS encoding prephenate dehydrogenase/arogenate dehydrogenase family protein encodes the protein MAASPLSRLRASLNRADAQIQTAIARRLEIARRIGHTKRAQGLPVRDYAVERHVVGRWRAAMEGMGVPPERGEALARWLVEEAVRVQEQVGEAPEHRRKSADILVIGGAGSMGRWMVEFFRAGGHRVAVWDPRAPRGIPAEFRSVSDFGEAARTADVIVVATPMRVAPTVYRDLWETRTRATIFDILSIKAPLLRAIRHGRTAGFHVTSVHPLFGPATRTLSGRNLLILDCGDSRANRVAEDLFRASSLSVHRLPIEGHDLLMADVLALPHATSLLFSLALVRAGHKTGDLARAAPTSFTRQADVARVVTGENPQLSYDIQALNPMSEALFERMAEALETVRHVVRSEDQEGYNRLVGESHALLEREYPSLGMELLVATPRPRSDGRT
- a CDS encoding ABC transporter permease subunit; protein product: MARSIVSDWSQFKVAVRTQIAGYVQTSRFWIVFAIVLAIGGGISIAFMIKGGVFVHGAFGATATAYIAGLLGFVSFLSIVTGALFGGDAISTDFGTKSGFFTLALPVKRRILLGGRFVAAFLVSVLLLSIFYAFALFGGIYFYSFGTVPWFNLALAYLLDMLLLLGILAFAFCLSSVSKSPAIGLVVTILVLLVVFNIMDAILTALVGPVYILWSILYAAAAIPTTVEYGLAAGSPALWQSTIIMALYTVIFLAIALVLYDRQET
- a CDS encoding ABC transporter ATP-binding protein, yielding MPSLEARHLTKQYGSFFALNDASFEFAGNGAIGYLGPNGAGKTTTLKMMTHLAHPTHGEAFINGIDVHVDPKRALWDVGTVIESPEPYPWQTGTAALEMVGDLRGMSRADTRARIRELTTELDLPPMERRTGKLSKGQRQRVVIAASLLSDPAIIILDEPTSGLDPAERIAIRNILLRLKKERLILMSSHLLSEVTEICDRAVFINQGKILLNDTVSAISSMYAETEVDVEFTEPIPAERFVALSGLADGVSLVEPTRFRITYDGREETRVAILRKCVDLGPVRSFAGATLTLEDAYMKLIGVDSRAGTMASTQGRT
- a CDS encoding glycoside hydrolase family 15 protein, coding for MKIRADPARPLRIFAYHSLQIAESMYQDTAYVDPERHSLVHFKRGYFFEFFSDPPFSHAVCGEHTLKGLQGTYIDAEDGRLEGRTVAHGAADSVMQWDIPADGAEGTTIRMFVSVGQSLAAVHQTRQYVAKGGPARFERESEQFWETWARRRLPQAPVELMGKVADVYRASVLVMRHAAGANGSIIASPDTRSLAAWGDTYNFCWWRDGGYVSKAMDEAGLYENAQRFLKFAQKCQDPDGSFYHRHFPDGAIGSTWHPPPFLQIDQTATVVSAVWHHFKRGADPEILLELWPMVKGAANFMTHFRDPETGLPAASYDLWEERRGIHTYSTAAVGHALERAARIAEEIGKEPSVWRDAGREIREAAVEHLWDAKRQRFLRSLDPRDERVDSSILLALKLGLVPWSDPRARDVVDAVEARLWSQRFGGVARYEGDTYYGSENPWIICTLWLAEARLRLGDRDRCRKLIEWAAEHATPTQMLPEQVDAATGEPKSATPLTWSHSTFVDVIHKYQEPEERRALFDE
- a CDS encoding glycoside hydrolase family 57 protein, whose translation is MKIVFYLHLHQPWRLARFRYLDLGTGKPYFDIDRNLDIFRRIAANCYRPTLDRLETMLRQDSRFRVSFSITGTFLEQAALAAPDVIERIQRLVETGRVALLSETYYHSLAFLLPPPELEEEVALHQQRMEDLFHVRPHVLRMTELVYDDDLARFAAREGFSGMLAEGWEAPLRGRSPNHVYSSVARGVSVVLRNYRLSDDVGFRFSARGWTEYPLTAEKYALWLSRSPGDVVGLFLDFETFGEHHPASTGILDFLSALPSAVAREPNLEWATVEDAVRVPPAGPFVVPEPMSWADEHRDLGAWLGNDMQRSAFDAAKKAGTFARSSHDPEILSDWRKLLTSDHFYYMYVSGKGADADVHRYFSSYSNPYDAYANYMNALNDLRRRSLAKSRASH